From one Solea solea chromosome 15, fSolSol10.1, whole genome shotgun sequence genomic stretch:
- the ppp1r21 gene encoding protein phosphatase 1 regulatory subunit 21, translating to MMANVTDLQTKYSKLAQEYSKLRAQNQVLKKGVVDEQANSASLKEQLKQRDQSLRKQEQEMDSLSFRNQQLAKRVELLQEELAASEAKGKKGKNKGDSPSQHGLQTQNVFDEDLQKKIEENERLHIQFYEADEQHRRQEAELKARLEELEKDSEQHQAVVDEFTTKYMETTTRLQSDKARLEVKVQTLERESKECRMRTDECQQQLRRCQSELNRQVKQSSSVIQEKVPFNDTKFSDYNSLNVPPHNRKHQIKSRDVAGQALSFIQDLVAALLNFHSYTEQRVHIYPLDSSIEPISPLNQKFSQYLHENAAFVRPLEDSFLQLHQSITEDTVTVLETVVKLKSFADIFSSYTHFLQKILPYQLKSLEEECEATLCTAALTVKNQELQSDMKKVTSVFEKLKNYINLLALPSVQQDAMPQSSTSAVFTQLAACLHSLHDAVKEMSKHYNQKASLEQELPNVTQKLCTTTECLLGSLGSLTNSTGKIATFFSNNLDFFTSSGYGLKGSTLALNPLQAESMLANKKKATAYIHAITQPRPQTVPYREALSNRRILTSSTESREGLTQQVQQSLEKITRLEQEKEHWLLEAQLGKVRLEKENQRITDLEAQLTAVLGGSLNVQTPGNNTVAPSHEEAEMEHKMTGKETTLCTSLVGMLCTTPTVEHVGDEVSREQLIKTHYMARVGELTTQLQISDSKAVHFHSECRALAKRLAIAEKSRETLSEEVKLANQNITRLQDELTTTKRSYEDQLSMMSDHLCSMNETLSKQREEIDTLKLGSKGNAKKNKGR from the exons ATGATGGCTAACGTTACAGACCTGCAAACTAAGTACAGCAAGCTGGCGCAGGAGTATTCTAAG CTCCGTGCCCAGAATCAGGTGTTGAAGAAGGGAGTTGTGGATGAACAGGCAAACTCTGCCTCACTAAAG GAGCAACTTAAGCAGAGGGACCAGAGCCTGAGGAAACAAGAGCAGGAGATGGACAGTCTCAGCTTCAGGAACCAACAGCTGGCCAAGAGAGTTGAGCTGCTGCAAGAGGAGTTAGCTGCTAGTGAAGCAAAGGGCAAAAAGGGAAAG AATAAAGGTGATTCTCCGTCACAGCATGGCCTACAGACTCAGAATGTTTTTGATGAGGACCTGCAGAAAAAGATAGAAGAAAATGAACGACTCCACATTCAA TTCTATGAAGCAGATGAGCAGCACAGAAGGCAGGAAGCTGAGCTGAAGGCAAGACTAGAGGAGCTGGAGAAAGACTCTGAGCAGCATCAAGCTGTTGTGGATGAATTCACCACCAAGTACATGGAAACAACAACTCGGCTGCAGAGTGACAAGGCACGCCTGGAG GTGAAAGTGCAGACTCTGGAGAGGGAATCAAAAGAGTGCAGAATGCGAACAGACGAGTG tcagcagcagctgaggcGGTGCCAGTCAGAGCTGAATAGACAGGTgaaacagagcagcagtgtgATCCAGGAGAAAGTGCCCTTCAATGACACAA AATTTAGTGACTACAACAGCCTCAATGTACCACCACACAATCGAAAGCACCAG ATTAAGTCCCGGGATGTGGCAGGTCAGGCTCTGAGCTTTATTCAGGATCTGGTTGCTGCTTTGTTAAACTTCCACTCCTACACAGAGCAAAGAGTACACATTTATCCCCTGGACTCTTCCATTGAGCCCATCTCCCCTCTCAACCAGAAG TTTTCTCAGTACCTACATGAGAATGCAGCCTTTGTGCGCCCCCTTGAGGACAGCTTTTTGCAGTTACACCAAAGCATCACAGAAGACACAGTCACAGTATTG GAGACTGTGGTCAAACTGAAGAGCTTTGCTGATATTTTCTCCTCATACACCCACTTTCTGCAAAAGATTCTCCCCTACCAGCTGAAAAG CCTTGAAGAAGAGTGTGAGGCAACGCTTTGTACTGCTGCCCTCACTGTGAAAAATCAGGAGCTACAGAGCGATATGAAGAAAGTTACTTCTGTGTTTGAGAAACTGAAGAACTACATAAATCTTTTGGCTTTACCTa GTGTTCAGCAGGATGCCATGCCACAGAGCAGCACGTCAGCTGTCTTCACCCAGCTGGCTGCCTGTCTGCACAGTCTCCACGATGCTGTTAAAG AGATGTCAAAGCACTACAACCAGAAGGCCAGCTTAGAGCAGGAGCTCCCTAATGTCACCCAGAAGCTGTGCACCACCACAGAGTGTCTCCTGGGATCGCTGGGCTCTCTGACTAACAGCACTGGCAAG ATAGCCACTTTCTTCAGCAACAACTTGGACTTCTTCACGTCCTCGGGCTACGGTCTCAAAGGCAGCACACTAGCCCTCAACCCCTTGCAAGCTGAGAGCATGCTGGCCAACAAAAAGAAAGCAACTGCCTATATTCATGCTATCACACAG CCCAGGCCACAGACTGTTCCATACAGAGAAGCCCTGTCAAACCGCCGCATACTTACCAGTTCCACTGAGAGTAGAGAGGGTCTCACTCAACAG GTGCAGCAGAGCTTGGAGAAGATCACTCGgctggagcaggagaaggagcacTGGCTCCTGGAAGCTCAGCTGGGGAAGGTGCGGTTGGAAAAGGAGAACCAGCGCATCACAGATCTGGAAGCACAGCTCACAGCTGTTCTTGGAGGAAGTCTGAACGTACAAACGCCTGGAAACAACACCGTTGCACCAAGCCACGAGGAAGCAGAGATGGAACATAAAATGACAGGGAAAGAGACGACGCTGTGCACCAGCCTG GTTGGCATGTTGTGCACCACACCTACAGTTGAACAT GTGGGAGATGAGGTGTCCAGGGAGCAGCTGATAAAGACTCACTACATGGCCAGAGTTGGAGAACTCACTACCCAGCTCCAAATCTCAGACAGCAAAGCTGTGCACTTTCACTCTGAG TGTCGAGCCTTGGCCAAGAGATTGGCCATCGCAGAAAAGTCACGGGAGACTCTGAGTGAGGAAGTCAAACTGGCGAATCAGAACATCACGCGCTTGCAG GATGAGCTAACTACCACTAAAAGGAGCTATGAAGACCAGCTCAGTATGATGAGTGACCACCTATGCAGCATGAATGAGACTTTGAGCAAACAGAGAGAAGAAATTGACACGCTCAAACTGGGGAGCAAg ggAAACGCCAAAAAGAACAAAGGTCGCTAG
- the LOC131473598 gene encoding stonin-1: protein MCSTNHSNWVTFEDDSTPLSSPQKPLQSPGLIKAAVPRPNGLKLVLPPIRDTSWSFSPSLESPQSSGSSSVRCNTPFCTPVSGVPSSVSPIHSNVWEKNNFFRSSSSTSATSAPGALNQNSDGPTPFPSFQGNSGHYNPFWDGSRHNADADSSSSDSECDNSLPRFFIRTKDGSEPPRDQLQNSFSYVCQKLEDLRTETDNGTEKNGGERRLSCKDEVLSEDSSPFVPRGLFRSKKRDGWPILLRIPEKKNRMSSRQWGPIYLRLLPGGVLQMYYEKGLEKPYKEFQLLPQCRLSDLKLESYGEPRKVLTVKVEHFSYTEKKRFHPKLEVSHEAEMEQLLKFGSTVHDDMEDLVVSMEEEISKLCMPHQQRRHYEEQELSLQITDHIWVQLDKSGGVKERTALTQIHCLAFLNGVADCFLALNDLGLLHLNSSYGSEEGSELWMEIADCHFHKCVNEAEFHRSRLIKFSPPDACRVEVMRYKTTTLGCTEIPFSIKAVVTVQGAYVELQAFLNMSAAFFSSVRESDRYPLCENVVIRVPVPGNWVKVTQTVALLRQRSLKARMNRNACLGAVTKADSQPVMQVSIGSVKYESVYSAIVWRIERLPAKNAAVDHPHSLSCKLELGSDQEIPKDWYPFVTMECEIMGAVVSQTRVKSLGTVNDIQPQKNSTSWTRYHCQLEVEKKWIETESERQSGCMTQ, encoded by the exons ATGTGTTCGACCAATCACTCAAACTGGGTCACCTTTGAAGATGACAGCACACCACTCTCATCGCCTCAGAAACCGCTACAGTCACCGGGGCTTATCAAAGCAGCAGTGCCACGTCCCAATGGTTTGAAGTTAGTGCTTCCACCAATCAGAGACACATCCTGGAGCTTCAGTCCTTCCCTGGAATCACCTCAAAGCAGTGGAAGTTCCTCAGTGAGGTGTAACACACCCTTTTGTACTCCTGTGAGTGGGGTACCGAGCAGCGTGTCCCCAATTCACTCCAACGTGTGGGAAAAGAATAACTTCTTCCGGAGTTCGTCCAGCACATCTGCCACCTCTGCACCTGGGGCCTTAAATCAAAATTCAGATGGACCAACCCCCTTTCCTTCTTTCCAGGGGAACTCAGGACACTATAACCCCTTCTGGGATGGAAGTAGACACAATGCAGATGCAGACAGTTCCTCCTCAGACTCAGAATGTGACAACAGCCTACCACGTTTCTTTATTCGGACCAAAGATGGCAGCGAACCTCCTCGAGACCAACTCCAGAACTCCTTCTCCTACGTTTGCCAAAAGCTGGAAGACTTACGAACAGAAACAGACAATGGAACAGAGAAAAATGGCGGAGAGAGGCGTCTTAGTTGCAAAGATGAGGTATTAAGTGAGGATTCATCTCCCTTTGTTCCTCGGGGTCTGTTTCGTAGCAAGAAAAGAGATGGGTGGCCTATCTTGCTCAGGATTCCTGAAAAAAAGAACCGCATGTCCTCTCGACAGTGGGGGCCCATATACCTCCGCTTGTTGCCGGGAGGCGTGCTGCAGATGTACTATGAGAAAGGGCTGGAGAAGCCATACAAGGAATTCCAGCTTCTCCCTCAGTGTAGGCTCTCGGATCTTAAACTGGAAAGCTACGGTGAGCCCCGCAAAGTTCTCACTGTCAAGGTGGAGCATTTCTCCTACACAGAAAAGAAACGCTTTCACCCGAAGTTGGAGGTTAGTCACGAGGCAGAGATGGAGCAGCTGCTCAAGTTTGGCTCGACAGTGCATGATGACATGGAGGACCTGGTAGTCTCCATGGAAGAAGAGATCTCAAAACTGTGTATGCCCCACCAGCAGAGGCGGCACTACGAGGAGCAGGAGCTGTCATTGCAGATCACTGATCATATCTGGGTACAACTTGACAAGTCTGGAGGAGTCAAAGAACGGACAGCCCTTACCCAGATTCACTGTTTGGCTTTTCTCAACGGAGTAGCGGACTGTTTTCTTGCCCTCAATGATCTCGGGCTGTTACACTTAAACTCAAGCTACGGTTCTGAGGAGGGCAGTGAACTCTGGATGGAGATAGCCGACTGTCATTTTCACAAATGTGTGAACGAGGCAGAGTTTCACAGATCCCGACTGATTAAGTTCTCACCTCCTGACGCCTGCAGAGTGGAGGTGATGCGGTACAAGACAACAACTTTGGGTTGCACAGAGATCCCTTTCTCAATCAAAGCTGTAGTCACAGTTCAAGGGGCCTATGTGGAGCTCCAGGCCTTTCTCAACATGTCAGCGGCcttcttttcctctgtcagGGAGTCGGACCGGTACCCACTTTGTGAGAATGTAGTGATCCGTGTGCCAGTGCCAGGCAACTGggtcaaagtgacacaaacggtGGCCTTGCTGCGACAGAGGTCACTGAAGGCCCGCATGAACAGAAACGCCTGCCTGGGCGCCGTTACCAAAGCAGATTCACAGCCAGTCATGCAGGTGTCAATCGGCTCTGTCAAGTATGAGAGTGTATATTCAGCCATAGTGTGGAGGATCGAGAGACTGCCTGCCAAAAATGCCG cagtggatcatccCCATTCACTCTCCTGTAAGCTAGAGCTGGGATCGGATCAGGAGATCCCAAAAGACTGGTACCCTTTTGTCACCATGGAATGTGAAATAATGGGCGCAGTTGTGTCACAGACCAGGGTGAAATCCCTGGGCACTGTGAACGACATCCAGCCACAGAAAAATTCGACCAGTTGGACACGCTACCATTGTCAG CTGGAAGTTGAGAAGAAATGGATTGAAACAGAGTCAGAGAGACAATCTGGTTGTATGACACAGTGA
- the foxn2a gene encoding forkhead box protein N2 isoform X1: MGPIIGMSPDKKTEIPGMQEERTGLRGVCGVGTLPEAECASSPLATSVDRTGGAEDEELTNLNWLHENLLQNFTLGGPEAQPSGSPLFDIEGDYGSSQGPTSSSSSAHSRSRERDSLKSKPPFSFSLLIYMAIEQSPSKSLPVKEIYGWILEHFPYFSNAPTGWKNSVRHNLSLNKCFRKVERSLGKANGKGSLWCVDPEYRPNLIQALKKQHFPAAHAFCTPPASPPRASSPPHHFLEGCSFKESDIDAATAMMLLNSAPGHHVDPCNSDGPLDLSRPDAFLVSSDPKQDHNYSSAALQRCSSRSSSSSLSSLDEGGCDRRQSRRAGSEGFHSDEDSDLWDERGTHQTSRRPPAIKWPVRKRARREAKPELDDELKEAAGSLLHLAGIRS; encoded by the exons ATGGGTCCAATCATTGGAATGTCACCAGATAAGAAAACGGAAATCCCCGGTATGCAAGAGGAGCGGACGGGGCTCAGAGGTGTCTGTGGTGTAGGAACACTGCCCGAGGCAGAGTGCGCATCCAGTCCACTGGCAACCAGTGTGGATCGCACTGGAGGCGCGGAGGACGAGGAGCTCACCAACCTCAACTGGCTTCACGAGAACCTGCTTCAGAACTTCACACTTGGGGGCCCCGAAGCTCAGCCCAGTGGAAGCCCCCTTTTTGACATAGAGGGAGACTACGGGTCGAGCCAGGGCCCtacatcctcctcatcctcagcaCACAGCAGAAGTAGGGAGCGGGACTCGTTGAAGTCTAAGCCccccttctctttttctctgctcaTCTACATGGCCATTGAGCAGTCTCCCAGCAAGTCTCTGCCTGTTAAAGAAATCTATGGCTGGATTCTTGAGCACTTCCCTTATTTCTCAAATGCTCCCACTGGCTGGAAGAACTCAGTTCGTCACAACTTGTCCCTCAACAAATGCTTCCGCAAGGTGGAGAGGAGTTTGGGAAAG GCCAATGGAAAAGGTTCTCTTTGGTGTGTGGACCCAGAGTACCGCCCCAACTTGATCCAAGCCCTTAAGAAGCAGCACTTCCCTGCCGCACATGCCTTCTGCACACCACCCGCCTCCCCACCCCG TGCCTCCTCACCTCCCCACCACTTTCTAGAAGGCTGCTCATTTAAAG AGTCTGATATTGATGCTGCCACTGCCATGATGCTCTTaaactctgcccccgggcaCCACGTTGACCCAT GCAATTCTGACGGCCCACTGGACCTCTCCAGACCCGACGCCTTTCTGGTGAGCAGTGATCCAAAGCAGGACCACAACTACAGCAGCGCAGCCCTGCAGCGCTGCTCTTCCcgttcctcctcctcgtctctaTCCTCTCTGGATGAGGGAGGCTGTGACCGCAGGCAGTCCCGCCGTGCTGGCAGCGAGGGCTTCCACAGTGACGAGGACTCCGACCTCTGGGACGAGAGGGGCACCCACCAGACTTCACGGCGCCCACCCGCGATCAAGTGGCCTGTCCGCAAGAGGGCACGACGTGAGGCCAAGCCGGAGCTAGATGACGAGCTGAAGGAAGCTGCCGGCTCTTTGTTGCACCTCGCTGGTATACGCAGCTGA
- the foxn2a gene encoding forkhead box protein N2 isoform X2: protein MGPIIGMSPDKKTEIPGMQEERTGLRGVCGVGTLPEAECASSPLATSVDRTGGAEDEELTNLNWLHENLLQNFTLGGPEAQPSGSPLFDIEGDYGSSQGPTSSSSSAHSRSRERDSLKSKPPFSFSLLIYMAIEQSPSKSLPVKEIYGWILEHFPYFSNAPTGWKNSVRHNLSLNKCFRKVERSLGKANGKGSLWCVDPEYRPNLIQALKKQHFPAAHAFCTPPASPPRASSPPHHFLEGCSFKGNSDGPLDLSRPDAFLVSSDPKQDHNYSSAALQRCSSRSSSSSLSSLDEGGCDRRQSRRAGSEGFHSDEDSDLWDERGTHQTSRRPPAIKWPVRKRARREAKPELDDELKEAAGSLLHLAGIRS from the exons ATGGGTCCAATCATTGGAATGTCACCAGATAAGAAAACGGAAATCCCCGGTATGCAAGAGGAGCGGACGGGGCTCAGAGGTGTCTGTGGTGTAGGAACACTGCCCGAGGCAGAGTGCGCATCCAGTCCACTGGCAACCAGTGTGGATCGCACTGGAGGCGCGGAGGACGAGGAGCTCACCAACCTCAACTGGCTTCACGAGAACCTGCTTCAGAACTTCACACTTGGGGGCCCCGAAGCTCAGCCCAGTGGAAGCCCCCTTTTTGACATAGAGGGAGACTACGGGTCGAGCCAGGGCCCtacatcctcctcatcctcagcaCACAGCAGAAGTAGGGAGCGGGACTCGTTGAAGTCTAAGCCccccttctctttttctctgctcaTCTACATGGCCATTGAGCAGTCTCCCAGCAAGTCTCTGCCTGTTAAAGAAATCTATGGCTGGATTCTTGAGCACTTCCCTTATTTCTCAAATGCTCCCACTGGCTGGAAGAACTCAGTTCGTCACAACTTGTCCCTCAACAAATGCTTCCGCAAGGTGGAGAGGAGTTTGGGAAAG GCCAATGGAAAAGGTTCTCTTTGGTGTGTGGACCCAGAGTACCGCCCCAACTTGATCCAAGCCCTTAAGAAGCAGCACTTCCCTGCCGCACATGCCTTCTGCACACCACCCGCCTCCCCACCCCG TGCCTCCTCACCTCCCCACCACTTTCTAGAAGGCTGCTCATTTAAAG GCAATTCTGACGGCCCACTGGACCTCTCCAGACCCGACGCCTTTCTGGTGAGCAGTGATCCAAAGCAGGACCACAACTACAGCAGCGCAGCCCTGCAGCGCTGCTCTTCCcgttcctcctcctcgtctctaTCCTCTCTGGATGAGGGAGGCTGTGACCGCAGGCAGTCCCGCCGTGCTGGCAGCGAGGGCTTCCACAGTGACGAGGACTCCGACCTCTGGGACGAGAGGGGCACCCACCAGACTTCACGGCGCCCACCCGCGATCAAGTGGCCTGTCCGCAAGAGGGCACGACGTGAGGCCAAGCCGGAGCTAGATGACGAGCTGAAGGAAGCTGCCGGCTCTTTGTTGCACCTCGCTGGTATACGCAGCTGA